A region from the Nocardioides exalbidus genome encodes:
- a CDS encoding DUF1501 domain-containing protein — protein sequence MTDNQNLPTTPAATTRACGCPDYDETRLALSRRALIGGTALAGGAIALGPGLGGGGPRAYAVTGRASSKLSSPLGSVLVLLSLRGAADGLSLVVPHADPNYYAARPRIGIPQASLLVPDAMFGLHPALAPLVPMWNAGTLAAVHATGMATPNRSHFAAMEAIEDAAPGSTARNGWLNRLLGELPGASPLQGTAMGNQIPTSLFGTNPAFVVGRVDDAKVAGTEDDGRRLASLKHAWKGSGPMSKAVRDAIEGAETFGQARDTPAGKPATAYPGTELGRALSDVSRIVRSGVGAEVITVDQGDWDMHTDLGTVEWGDMRRNAGDLASAIAAFFADLGPMADRVTLVTLSEFGRRVKENDDYGTDHGFGNVMFVAGAGVRGGQYYGSWPGLQNTLDGDLLVTTDYRSVLTEIVTKRFGVSVAQVFPGFAPTPVGVMA from the coding sequence ATGACTGACAACCAGAACCTGCCCACCACGCCGGCCGCGACGACGCGGGCCTGCGGCTGCCCCGACTACGACGAGACCCGGCTCGCGCTCAGCCGCCGTGCCCTGATCGGCGGCACGGCGCTCGCCGGCGGGGCCATCGCCCTGGGTCCGGGCCTGGGCGGCGGCGGCCCGAGGGCGTACGCCGTCACCGGCCGCGCGTCGTCGAAGCTGTCCTCGCCGCTGGGCTCGGTGCTCGTGCTGCTGTCGCTGCGCGGTGCGGCCGACGGCCTCTCCCTGGTCGTCCCGCACGCCGACCCGAACTACTACGCCGCCCGCCCGCGCATCGGCATCCCCCAGGCGTCGCTGCTGGTGCCCGACGCGATGTTCGGCCTGCATCCGGCGCTCGCGCCGCTGGTGCCGATGTGGAACGCCGGCACCCTCGCGGCCGTGCACGCCACCGGGATGGCGACGCCGAACCGCTCGCACTTCGCGGCGATGGAGGCGATCGAGGACGCGGCTCCCGGCTCGACCGCCCGCAACGGCTGGCTCAACCGCCTCCTCGGCGAGCTCCCCGGCGCCTCCCCGCTCCAGGGCACGGCCATGGGCAACCAGATCCCGACGTCGCTCTTCGGCACCAACCCGGCGTTCGTGGTCGGGCGCGTCGACGACGCGAAGGTCGCGGGCACCGAGGACGACGGCCGCCGGTTGGCCTCGCTCAAGCACGCCTGGAAGGGCAGCGGCCCGATGAGCAAGGCCGTCCGCGACGCGATCGAGGGAGCCGAGACGTTCGGCCAGGCGCGCGACACCCCGGCGGGCAAGCCGGCGACGGCCTACCCCGGCACCGAGCTGGGCAGGGCGCTCTCCGACGTCTCGCGCATCGTGCGGTCCGGTGTCGGCGCCGAGGTGATCACGGTCGACCAGGGCGACTGGGACATGCACACCGACCTCGGCACGGTCGAGTGGGGCGACATGCGGCGCAACGCGGGCGACCTCGCCAGCGCGATCGCCGCGTTCTTCGCCGACCTCGGCCCGATGGCCGACCGGGTCACCCTCGTCACGCTGAGCGAGTTCGGCCGCCGGGTCAAGGAGAACGACGACTACGGCACCGACCACGGCTTCGGCAACGTCATGTTCGTCGCCGGCGCGGGCGTCAGGGGTGGGCAGTACTACGGCTCGTGGCCCGGCCTGCAGAACACCCTCGACGGCGACCTGCTGGTGACGACCGACTACCGCAGCGTGCTGACCGAGATCGTGACCAAGCGGTTCGGCGTCTCGGTGGCGCAGGTGTTCCCGGGCTTCGCCCCCACCCCCGTCGGCGTGATGGCCTGA
- a CDS encoding PIG-L deacetylase family protein, translating into MTDRPAPPSYEPLPEDWETALFVVAHPDDIEYGAAAAVARWTGQGKRIVYCMVTSGEAGIDGLHPDECASVREAEEIASARIVGVDEVVFLRLPDGILEYGVALRRAIAQVVREQRPDVALTINFRETFGGTNLNQADHIAVGRALLDAVRDAGNRWIFPEQLTDDLEPWGGVRAVWAGNSPQATHAVDVTDTFDAGVASLEEHRAYIDGLGWDGWDPEEFLDGILRSGGQGLGVTHAATFEVFPLGWG; encoded by the coding sequence ATGACCGACCGCCCCGCCCCGCCGTCGTACGAGCCACTCCCGGAGGACTGGGAGACCGCACTCTTCGTGGTCGCCCACCCCGACGACATCGAGTACGGCGCCGCGGCGGCCGTGGCGCGCTGGACGGGGCAGGGCAAGCGGATCGTCTACTGCATGGTGACGAGCGGCGAGGCCGGCATCGACGGCCTCCACCCCGACGAGTGCGCGTCCGTCCGCGAAGCCGAGGAGATCGCCTCGGCCCGGATCGTCGGCGTCGACGAGGTGGTCTTTCTGCGACTGCCCGACGGCATCCTGGAGTACGGCGTCGCGCTGAGGCGGGCGATCGCGCAGGTCGTGCGCGAGCAGCGTCCCGACGTCGCCCTGACGATCAACTTCCGCGAGACGTTCGGCGGCACCAACCTCAACCAGGCCGACCACATCGCCGTCGGGCGCGCGCTGCTCGACGCGGTCCGCGACGCCGGCAACCGCTGGATCTTCCCCGAGCAGCTCACCGACGACCTCGAGCCCTGGGGCGGGGTGCGGGCTGTGTGGGCGGGCAACTCGCCGCAGGCGACGCACGCGGTGGACGTCACCGACACCTTCGACGCGGGCGTGGCCTCCCTCGAGGAGCACCGGGCCTACATCGACGGCCTCGGCTGGGACGGGTGGGACCCCGAGGAGTTCCTCGACGGCATCCTCCGCAGCGGCGGCCAGGGCCTCGGCGTGACCCACGCGGCCACGTTCGAGGTCTTCCCGCTCGGCTGGGGCTGA
- a CDS encoding molybdopterin-dependent oxidoreductase, with protein sequence MTIAPTRRGFLAGAAVLGGASLLPGAAWRWSPAHAQPPFILKPTPPEWFVDHGTNAEMLWSSVDPRRYLTPQSRLFVRNHTRTPTISRTGYALRVYGDGLATPRTEAEALTLSLDDLQRLPRHELTAAHECTGNGRRFFTEQQGETVAGTPWALGSVGTVRWTGVRLRDVLRRLGLAPDALSIQATGLDDPYVSGGIDHGRVRRPFPVSKALDDALLAWGMNGEDLLPDHGFPLRLVLPGWVGIGSIKWLGSLQVSRSELTSPWNTTWYRMTGPQWSADSPPLTVNPVRSAWELAVGATLPSRPTTLTGRSWSGAGRIAQVSVSLDDGRSWRPAVLDRRSQQGQGWTQWSVRCPRLRPGARQLMARATDEAGRTQPLVAAANSQGYFFDAVVRHPVQVAA encoded by the coding sequence ATGACGATCGCTCCCACCCGTCGCGGGTTCCTCGCCGGCGCCGCCGTGCTCGGCGGTGCCTCCCTGCTCCCGGGCGCCGCCTGGCGCTGGTCCCCGGCGCACGCGCAGCCCCCGTTCATCCTCAAGCCCACGCCGCCCGAGTGGTTCGTCGACCACGGGACCAATGCGGAGATGCTGTGGAGCTCGGTCGACCCCCGGCGCTACCTCACGCCCCAGTCACGGCTGTTCGTGCGCAACCACACGCGCACGCCCACCATCAGCCGGACCGGCTACGCCCTGCGGGTGTACGGCGACGGGCTGGCGACGCCGCGCACGGAGGCGGAGGCGCTCACCCTGAGCCTCGACGACCTCCAGCGGCTGCCGCGCCACGAGCTGACCGCCGCCCACGAGTGCACGGGCAACGGGCGGCGCTTCTTCACCGAGCAGCAGGGCGAGACGGTGGCGGGCACACCGTGGGCGCTGGGCTCCGTCGGGACCGTGCGCTGGACCGGTGTCCGGCTGCGCGACGTGCTCCGCCGGCTCGGGCTGGCCCCCGACGCGCTGTCGATCCAGGCGACCGGCCTGGACGACCCCTACGTCTCCGGCGGCATCGACCACGGCCGCGTCCGCCGGCCCTTCCCGGTCTCCAAGGCCCTCGACGACGCGCTGCTCGCGTGGGGCATGAACGGGGAGGACCTGCTGCCCGACCACGGCTTCCCGCTCCGCCTGGTGCTGCCCGGGTGGGTCGGCATCGGCAGCATCAAGTGGCTCGGCTCGCTCCAGGTGTCGCGCAGCGAGCTGACGTCGCCGTGGAACACCACGTGGTACCGGATGACCGGACCGCAGTGGTCCGCCGACTCGCCGCCGCTCACGGTCAACCCGGTGCGCTCGGCGTGGGAGCTCGCCGTCGGCGCGACGCTGCCCTCGCGCCCGACCACGCTGACCGGCCGCTCGTGGAGCGGCGCCGGCAGGATCGCCCAGGTCTCGGTGAGCCTCGACGACGGCCGGTCGTGGCGTCCTGCCGTGCTCGACCGCAGGTCGCAGCAGGGACAGGGCTGGACGCAGTGGTCGGTGCGCTGCCCGCGGCTGCGACCAGGAGCGCGTCAGCTGATGGCCCGTGCCACGGACGAGGCCGGCCGCACGCAGCCGCTGGTCGCGGCCGCCAACAGCCAGGGCTACTTCTTCGACGCCGTCGTCCGCCACCCGGTCCAGGTGGCGGCCTGA
- a CDS encoding GNAT family N-acetyltransferase has translation MKIEELDPTDPVARRAWHDALERAVRADRPYALTTTLEAFEVLATSPGRHADRTWWQAVVDGEVVGTAELELPLTENTDLGWAEVAVLPAHRRDGVGRALWNEVVARARAAGRRRIGGEVTTDLAVPGAGLGFAAAVGAVEKHHEDHLLAELPVAEVPLHEAYDVVAWRGRCPDEHRAAYVAMRNQMNLDVPTGDLDVEATVLDDERLATSEERLMRAYDLRVAAARRRSDGVFGGYSLLFVPHGADYGWQDDTLVMPAHRGHRLGGALKAVNYAGLPDEVGVVHTWTAPTNTAMHRTNTALGFRVVERMVEVEVPM, from the coding sequence GTGAAGATCGAGGAGCTCGACCCCACGGACCCGGTCGCGCGGCGGGCCTGGCACGACGCGCTGGAGCGGGCCGTCCGCGCCGACCGCCCCTACGCGCTGACGACCACGCTCGAGGCGTTCGAGGTCCTGGCGACCTCGCCGGGCCGGCACGCGGACCGGACCTGGTGGCAGGCGGTCGTCGACGGGGAGGTGGTCGGCACGGCCGAGCTGGAGCTGCCGCTCACCGAGAACACCGACCTCGGGTGGGCCGAGGTCGCCGTCCTGCCCGCGCACCGCCGCGACGGCGTCGGTCGGGCCCTCTGGAACGAGGTCGTCGCGCGAGCACGGGCTGCGGGGCGACGGCGCATCGGGGGAGAGGTGACGACCGACCTGGCGGTGCCGGGTGCGGGCCTCGGGTTCGCCGCCGCCGTGGGCGCGGTCGAGAAGCACCACGAGGACCACCTCCTGGCCGAGCTCCCGGTGGCGGAGGTCCCGCTCCACGAGGCGTACGACGTGGTCGCGTGGCGTGGTCGCTGCCCCGACGAGCACCGCGCCGCCTACGTCGCCATGCGCAACCAGATGAACCTCGACGTGCCCACGGGAGACCTCGACGTCGAGGCGACGGTGCTCGACGACGAGCGGCTCGCGACCTCCGAGGAGCGGCTGATGCGCGCATACGACCTGCGCGTGGCCGCCGCCCGCCGGCGCTCCGACGGCGTGTTCGGCGGCTACTCGCTGCTCTTCGTCCCCCACGGCGCCGACTACGGCTGGCAGGACGACACCCTCGTGATGCCCGCGCACCGCGGCCACCGGCTCGGCGGTGCGCTCAAGGCGGTCAACTACGCCGGCCTGCCCGACGAGGTGGGGGTGGTGCACACCTGGACGGCGCCGACCAACACCGCCATGCACCGCACCAACACCGCCCTCGGCTTCCGCGTGGTCGAGCGGATGGTCGAGGTCGAGGTGCCGATGTGA
- a CDS encoding TetR/AcrR family transcriptional regulator has translation MAGEETARRPRRGRDPQGGRTPQGGRRRAAHSMEAVISEAVALLDEAGESALTFRALAARLGGGAASIYWYVANKDELLDRASDHVMGGVLADSEQFTDAPDPIDALRGIAVTLCDAIADRPWLGAYFMRDTEVQPHALALYERMGQQVLRLDLDPRQAFHAVSAVMGFVVGVAADLGQKPPPEVLDGTVTRDEYIGRFADQWRSLDPAEFPFVHRIADEFAHHDDQEQFRAGLDLLLAGLRLQAGG, from the coding sequence ATGGCTGGTGAGGAGACCGCGCGACGACCGCGGCGAGGACGCGACCCCCAGGGTGGGCGCACTCCACAGGGCGGGCGCCGACGCGCCGCGCACTCGATGGAGGCGGTGATCTCCGAGGCGGTGGCACTCCTCGACGAGGCGGGCGAGTCGGCGCTCACCTTCCGCGCCCTCGCCGCCCGGCTGGGCGGGGGAGCGGCGAGCATCTACTGGTACGTCGCCAACAAGGACGAGCTGCTCGACCGCGCGAGCGACCACGTCATGGGCGGGGTGCTCGCCGACTCCGAGCAGTTCACCGACGCCCCCGACCCCATCGACGCGCTGCGCGGCATCGCGGTGACCCTGTGCGACGCCATCGCCGACCGGCCGTGGCTCGGCGCCTACTTCATGCGCGACACCGAGGTGCAGCCCCACGCCCTCGCGCTCTACGAGCGGATGGGGCAGCAGGTGCTGCGCCTCGATCTCGATCCACGCCAGGCCTTCCACGCGGTCTCCGCGGTCATGGGCTTCGTCGTCGGCGTCGCAGCAGACCTCGGTCAGAAGCCTCCACCGGAGGTGCTCGACGGCACCGTCACCCGCGACGAGTACATCGGGCGGTTCGCAGATCAGTGGCGCTCGCTCGATCCCGCCGAGTTCCCGTTCGTGCACCGCATCGCCGACGAGTTCGCCCACCACGACGACCAGGAGCAGTTCCGCGCCGGGCTCGACCTCCTCCTCGCCGGGCTCCGGCTCCAGGCAGGCGGCTGA
- a CDS encoding MFS transporter → MTALTTQPAPARTYSSLRAAWIPLSALCLAFFVEMVDNTLLTIALPTIGRDLGSGTTALQWVTGAYSLTFGGLLLTAGSMADRIGRRRVLLWGLSAFGAISLLVVLVESAGELIALRAALGLAAAAMAPITNSLVFRLFEDQALRMRAMTVMIVVGMSGFILGPVLGGSVLTHVRWEWLLVVNAPIALIAWIGVRIGVAADLPEDLTTDRLDLPGAVFSIATIGLACYTLTSGIEHGWTSLVTVGSALGSLLALVAFVRHERRTAEPMLDLGLFANGTVRGAAIAQVATSIAMAGVMFGLILHYQYAYGWSPMKAGLANLPLIITMILATPVSEGLGKRLGHRIACLVGAGLLAGSLAGLSWAVDHGYAAIAVCIVVMTVGLRTVMTICAVALVDAMPANRTSIGTALNDTAQEVGTSVGTAIVGTLIAALVTSTLPAGTWSSGLVASFFHGERVTYAVIAVVVGVVGAWGALTLTDSHSVEEAH, encoded by the coding sequence ATGACTGCTCTCACCACCCAGCCCGCGCCGGCCCGTACGTACTCCTCCCTCCGGGCGGCGTGGATCCCCCTGTCCGCGCTGTGCCTGGCCTTCTTCGTGGAGATGGTCGACAACACGCTCCTCACGATCGCGCTGCCGACCATCGGCCGCGACCTCGGCAGCGGCACCACCGCCCTGCAGTGGGTGACCGGCGCCTACTCCCTGACCTTCGGCGGCCTGCTCCTCACCGCCGGATCGATGGCGGACCGCATCGGCCGCCGCCGGGTCCTCCTCTGGGGTCTCAGCGCCTTCGGCGCGATCAGCCTGCTCGTCGTGCTCGTCGAGAGCGCCGGCGAGCTGATCGCCCTGCGCGCGGCCCTCGGTCTCGCGGCCGCCGCGATGGCGCCGATCACCAACTCGCTCGTCTTCCGCCTCTTCGAGGACCAGGCGCTGCGCATGCGCGCCATGACCGTGATGATCGTGGTCGGGATGAGCGGCTTCATCCTCGGCCCCGTCCTCGGCGGCTCGGTGCTGACGCACGTGCGCTGGGAGTGGCTGCTCGTGGTCAACGCCCCGATCGCGCTGATCGCGTGGATCGGCGTGCGCATCGGCGTCGCGGCCGACCTGCCCGAGGACCTGACCACCGACCGCCTCGACCTCCCCGGCGCCGTCTTCAGCATCGCCACGATCGGGCTCGCCTGCTACACGCTCACCAGCGGCATCGAGCACGGCTGGACCTCGCTCGTGACGGTCGGGTCGGCCCTCGGGTCGCTCCTCGCCCTCGTCGCGTTCGTGCGGCACGAGCGGCGTACGGCCGAGCCGATGCTCGACCTCGGCCTCTTCGCCAACGGCACCGTCCGCGGCGCCGCGATCGCGCAGGTCGCCACCTCGATCGCCATGGCGGGCGTGATGTTCGGCCTGATCCTGCACTACCAGTACGCCTACGGCTGGAGCCCGATGAAGGCCGGCCTGGCCAACCTCCCGCTCATCATCACGATGATCCTCGCGACCCCGGTCTCCGAGGGCCTGGGCAAGCGCCTCGGCCACCGGATCGCGTGCCTGGTCGGCGCCGGGCTGCTCGCCGGCTCCCTGGCCGGGCTCTCGTGGGCCGTCGACCACGGCTACGCCGCCATCGCGGTCTGCATCGTGGTGATGACGGTCGGCCTGCGGACCGTCATGACGATCTGCGCCGTGGCGCTCGTCGACGCGATGCCCGCGAACCGCACGTCGATCGGCACCGCGCTCAACGACACCGCGCAGGAGGTCGGCACCAGCGTCGGCACCGCCATCGTCGGCACCCTGATCGCCGCGCTCGTCACCTCCACCCTCCCCGCCGGGACGTGGAGCAGCGGCCTCGTCGCGTCGTTCTTCCACGGCGAGCGGGTCACCTACGCCGTGATCGCCGTGGTCGTCGGCGTCGTCGGCGCCTGGGGGGCGCTCACCCTCACCGACTCGCACTCGGTGGAGGAAGCGCACTGA
- a CDS encoding DUF1800 domain-containing protein, with protein MAEKKPKNKPQGKVALLPPSQRHLVTRFGYGVDATLAADVRRSGGAQAWFEQQLTRPGSFPDSAADETRRWWPDLDRGPLELWKRQVQEIRGGWQVMEDYGRWLLVRRIRTRRPVLEKMTEFWEGMLHVPVSGDAHFTWRVDYGDTVRKHALGRFDEMLAETTTHPAMLIFLSAAQSTKRAPNENLGRELMELHTLGAGNYDEDDVKASARILTGYHVDMWETWKASYVKEDHWTGKVKVKGFTHKNRKGDGREVTREYLHYLAHHPLTAQHIAERLATKFVRDDPPKALVNRLAKVYLKNDTAIVPVLRALVASKEFRSSAGKKLRDPSEDVVATYRALGVRLRKPSKDDSGVYAMLWQASGLGLSPHAWPRPDGTPVRNDIWASPARALGSMGMHWSMAGAWWPTVDLNYREPSEWVPARKPIRFADLVDDVSRDLLHRPATKGLVTTASLATGCRSKEKIDREHGLYQWGFARLLAAVLDSPDHMAC; from the coding sequence GTGGCGGAGAAGAAGCCCAAGAACAAGCCTCAGGGCAAGGTCGCCCTGCTACCGCCCTCGCAGCGGCACCTCGTCACGCGGTTCGGCTACGGCGTCGACGCCACGCTCGCCGCCGACGTACGCCGCTCCGGCGGGGCCCAGGCGTGGTTCGAGCAGCAGCTCACCCGCCCCGGGTCCTTCCCCGACTCCGCCGCCGACGAGACGCGTCGCTGGTGGCCCGACCTCGACCGCGGGCCCCTGGAGCTGTGGAAGCGCCAGGTCCAGGAGATCCGCGGCGGCTGGCAGGTCATGGAGGACTACGGCCGCTGGCTCCTCGTGCGGCGGATCCGCACCCGCCGCCCGGTGCTCGAGAAGATGACGGAGTTCTGGGAGGGCATGCTCCACGTGCCCGTCAGCGGCGACGCGCACTTCACCTGGCGTGTCGACTACGGCGACACCGTCCGCAAGCACGCGCTCGGCCGCTTCGACGAGATGCTCGCCGAGACGACGACGCACCCCGCGATGCTGATCTTCCTGTCGGCCGCCCAGTCGACCAAGCGCGCCCCCAACGAGAACCTCGGCCGCGAGCTGATGGAGCTCCACACCCTCGGGGCGGGCAACTACGACGAGGACGACGTCAAGGCGTCCGCCCGGATCCTCACCGGCTACCACGTCGACATGTGGGAGACCTGGAAGGCGTCCTACGTCAAGGAGGACCACTGGACCGGCAAGGTGAAGGTCAAGGGCTTCACCCACAAGAACCGCAAGGGTGACGGGCGCGAGGTCACCCGGGAGTACCTCCACTACCTGGCCCACCACCCGCTCACCGCGCAGCACATCGCCGAGCGGCTGGCGACCAAGTTCGTCCGCGACGACCCGCCGAAGGCGCTGGTCAACCGGCTCGCCAAGGTCTACCTGAAGAACGACACCGCGATCGTGCCGGTGCTGCGGGCGCTGGTCGCGAGCAAGGAGTTCCGCTCCTCGGCCGGCAAGAAGCTCCGCGACCCCAGCGAGGACGTCGTCGCGACCTACCGCGCCCTGGGCGTGCGCCTGCGCAAGCCGAGCAAGGACGACTCCGGTGTCTACGCGATGCTCTGGCAGGCCTCCGGGCTCGGCCTCTCGCCGCACGCCTGGCCGCGACCCGACGGCACACCCGTCCGCAACGACATCTGGGCCTCCCCCGCGCGGGCCCTCGGCTCGATGGGGATGCACTGGTCGATGGCGGGCGCGTGGTGGCCGACGGTGGACCTCAACTACCGCGAGCCCAGCGAGTGGGTGCCGGCCAGGAAGCCGATCCGGTTCGCCGACCTCGTCGACGACGTCAGTCGCGACCTGCTCCACCGCCCCGCCACCAAGGGGCTCGTCACGACCGCCAGCCTGGCGACGGGCTGCCGCAGCAAGGAAAAGATCGACCGCGAGCACGGTCTCTACCAGTGGGGCTTCGCCCGCCTGCTCGCTGCCGTCCTCGACTCCCCCGACCACATGGCGTGCTGA
- a CDS encoding sensor histidine kinase has translation MDEVTERQHGPGRLRLDESTREHLEVLAEGAAALAEFSLAAISIRDADELEVVAAYGPGVSEAIVGRRLPVALLEAELAHSDEWGPWRFVPHDRETPEIAEYGYVSDDVVVDSPNAWHPRDLLAAPLLDDDGELVGVLSVDVPLDGLRPGKLQRELLEKCAVVTRRAALVALERMELAEQVRLAQQTRDIIRKALGEPTLALVLEASRSAIARCFDAFGMWLTTFDAQGGTSTSWYAEGAETDPLLDEVESGAALLAQRCWAEQRVAAFSRAQPDAVGLPPDEFDQLMRYLERMGIGSVLLVPLGAGTECLGFLSLTRISASQRWTDVELDAALDIGHDLGIAVANARQVDQLRRIDSYRTELVNTLAHELRNPLFTVAANLEMLEDSELEPFDQKMVTSASRGVARLSSVLEDLLTMARVADPHAVLEAEPVNLLEVLAIVEEECGSVAATKEVDFVVHPPSEPFLVSGSPDELVRMVCNLSGNAVKYTDAGGRVDVRLTRAGDEVVVAVQDTGIGISEDDQRQLFQEFFRSTNPDALERPGTGLGLAIVERIARRHSGRVELSSRAGEGTTVSVTLPLV, from the coding sequence ATGGACGAGGTGACCGAGCGCCAGCACGGGCCCGGCCGGCTCCGGCTCGACGAGTCGACCCGCGAGCACCTGGAGGTGCTCGCGGAGGGCGCTGCCGCCCTCGCCGAGTTCAGCCTCGCCGCGATCAGCATCCGTGACGCCGACGAGCTCGAGGTGGTCGCGGCCTACGGACCCGGCGTCTCCGAGGCGATCGTCGGTCGCCGGCTGCCGGTGGCCCTCCTCGAGGCCGAGCTCGCCCACTCCGACGAGTGGGGCCCGTGGCGCTTCGTCCCCCACGACCGCGAGACCCCCGAGATCGCCGAGTACGGCTACGTCTCCGACGACGTCGTCGTCGACAGCCCGAACGCGTGGCACCCGCGCGACCTGCTCGCCGCTCCCCTGCTCGACGACGACGGCGAGCTCGTCGGCGTCCTCTCGGTGGACGTCCCGCTCGACGGCCTGCGCCCCGGCAAGCTCCAGCGCGAGCTGCTCGAGAAGTGCGCCGTCGTGACGCGACGCGCCGCGCTGGTCGCCCTCGAGCGGATGGAGCTCGCCGAGCAGGTCCGGCTGGCCCAGCAGACGCGCGACATCATCCGCAAGGCGCTCGGCGAGCCGACGCTCGCCCTGGTCCTCGAGGCCTCCCGCTCCGCGATCGCGCGCTGCTTCGACGCCTTCGGCATGTGGCTGACGACCTTCGACGCGCAAGGTGGGACGTCGACCTCGTGGTACGCCGAGGGTGCTGAGACCGACCCGCTCCTGGACGAGGTCGAGTCCGGGGCCGCGTTGCTGGCGCAGCGCTGCTGGGCCGAGCAGCGGGTGGCCGCCTTCTCGCGCGCGCAGCCCGACGCCGTCGGGCTCCCGCCCGACGAGTTCGACCAGCTGATGCGCTACCTCGAACGGATGGGCATCGGCTCCGTCCTGCTCGTCCCGCTCGGCGCGGGCACCGAGTGCCTCGGGTTCCTCTCGCTCACCCGCATCTCGGCCAGCCAGCGCTGGACCGACGTGGAGCTCGACGCCGCGCTCGACATCGGCCACGACCTGGGCATCGCGGTGGCCAACGCCCGGCAGGTCGACCAGCTCCGCCGCATCGACTCCTACCGCACCGAGCTGGTCAACACGCTCGCGCACGAGCTGCGCAACCCGCTCTTCACGGTGGCGGCCAACCTCGAGATGCTCGAGGACTCCGAGCTCGAGCCCTTCGACCAGAAGATGGTCACGTCGGCGAGCCGCGGCGTCGCGCGGCTCAGCAGCGTGCTCGAGGACCTGCTGACCATGGCGCGCGTTGCCGACCCCCACGCGGTGCTCGAGGCCGAGCCGGTCAACCTCCTCGAGGTCCTCGCCATCGTCGAGGAGGAGTGCGGCAGTGTGGCCGCGACCAAGGAGGTCGACTTCGTCGTGCACCCGCCGAGCGAGCCGTTCCTCGTGTCGGGGAGTCCCGACGAGCTGGTCCGGATGGTGTGCAACCTGTCGGGCAACGCGGTGAAGTACACCGACGCCGGCGGCAGGGTCGACGTACGCCTCACGCGGGCCGGTGACGAGGTCGTGGTGGCGGTCCAGGACACCGGCATCGGCATCTCCGAGGACGACCAGCGCCAGCTCTTCCAGGAGTTCTTCCGCTCCACGAACCCGGACGCCCTCGAGCGCCCCGGGACCGGGCTCGGCCTCGCGATCGTCGAGCGCATCGCCCGCCGCCACTCGGGCCGGGTCGAGCTGAGCTCGCGCGCCGGCGAGGGCACGACTGTCAGCGTCACCCTGCCGCTCGTCTGA